Proteins encoded within one genomic window of Nordella sp. HKS 07:
- a CDS encoding CoA pyrophosphatase, giving the protein MEEFRFDEAEFRARAATRLLHEPPQDVARGDDDLNPELKAIDPLKPRRAAAVLVPIVLHEPELTVLLTRRTDHLPSHGGQVAFPGGKIEAKDENALAAALRETREETGLEASYVEPVGFLDAYLTRTSFQVVPVVALVKPGFVLSPHEDEVADIFEVPLRFLMSRENHVRHSREWQGKARYFYAMPYNDRYIWGATAGMIMNLFDRLYRAP; this is encoded by the coding sequence ATGGAGGAATTCCGGTTCGATGAGGCGGAGTTTCGAGCCCGCGCCGCCACGAGGCTCCTGCACGAGCCGCCGCAGGACGTGGCGCGCGGCGACGACGATCTCAATCCCGAGCTCAAGGCCATCGATCCGCTCAAGCCTCGCCGCGCCGCAGCCGTACTGGTGCCGATCGTTCTGCATGAGCCGGAACTCACCGTGCTCCTTACCCGGCGCACCGACCACTTGCCGAGCCATGGCGGGCAAGTTGCCTTTCCAGGCGGCAAGATCGAAGCGAAAGACGAGAATGCGCTCGCCGCCGCCCTGCGCGAGACGCGCGAGGAAACGGGGCTCGAGGCGAGCTATGTCGAGCCCGTCGGTTTCCTCGACGCCTATCTGACCAGGACCTCCTTTCAGGTCGTTCCGGTGGTGGCGCTGGTCAAGCCGGGCTTCGTGCTTTCCCCACATGAAGACGAGGTGGCAGATATCTTCGAGGTTCCTCTTCGTTTCCTGATGAGCCGGGAGAACCATGTGCGCCACAGCCGCGAATGGCAGGGGAAGGCCAGATATTTTTATGCCATGCCCTATAACGACAGGTATATCTGGGGCGCCACCGCCGGCATGATCATGAATCTGTTCGATCGTCTCTATCGCGCCCCATGA
- a CDS encoding DUF1285 domain-containing protein, translated as MAGLKEAERASGKKGLPPVHLWNPPFCGDIDMRIAQDGLWYYMNSPIGRKPLMKLFASVLRHDEDGKYYLVTPVEKCGIRVDDAPFLAIRMSVEGKGRDQAITFETNTDDLVTIDAAHPLRVAVEEGTEGLKPYVLVRGRLEALVARALFYDLVALGMVEGEWFGVWSSGRFWPMQRAAEIGAVA; from the coding sequence CTGGCCGGCCTCAAGGAGGCCGAACGGGCCTCGGGGAAGAAAGGCCTGCCGCCGGTCCATTTGTGGAATCCGCCCTTTTGCGGCGATATCGACATGCGCATCGCGCAGGACGGGCTGTGGTACTACATGAACTCGCCGATCGGCCGCAAACCCTTGATGAAGCTCTTCGCTTCGGTTCTGCGGCATGACGAGGACGGGAAATATTATCTCGTCACCCCTGTCGAAAAATGCGGCATCAGGGTCGATGACGCGCCCTTCCTCGCCATAAGGATGAGCGTCGAGGGCAAGGGCCGCGATCAGGCCATTACCTTCGAGACCAATACCGACGATCTTGTCACAATTGACGCTGCGCATCCCCTGCGGGTGGCCGTCGAGGAAGGAACCGAGGGTCTCAAGCCCTATGTGCTGGTGCGCGGGCGGCTTGAGGCGCTGGTCGCGCGCGCGCTCTTCTACGATCTGGTGGCGCTGGGGATGGTCGAGGGCGAATGGTTCGGCGTCTGGTCATCCGGCCGCTTCTGGCCGATGCAGCGCGCCGCCGAGATCGGCGCGGTCGCCTGA
- a CDS encoding MoxR family ATPase, protein MASINEAEKHIVSELDQMAGRLEKVREAIGKVIFGQSDVIELSLTAILAGGHGLLVGAPGLAKTKLATTLGRVLGLEEKRIQFTPDLMPADILGSEVLDESEHGRRQFRFVPGPVFCQLLMADEINRASPRTQSALLQAMQEHHITIAGARHDLPRPFHVLATQNPIEQEGTYPLPEAQLDRFLVQIDVPYPALDAERRMLFATTGAEEDEPQTILTSGELIKIQHLVRLMPVGEQVAEAILGVVRAARPGPDSDDFVNKTIGWGPSPRASQALMLGARARALLGGRLSPSIDDVLALVGPVFRHRMALTFTARADGETIDSVIDRLKSRLS, encoded by the coding sequence ATGGCAAGCATCAATGAAGCTGAGAAGCATATCGTCTCCGAACTCGACCAGATGGCCGGCCGCCTCGAGAAGGTGCGCGAGGCCATCGGCAAGGTGATCTTCGGCCAATCCGATGTCATCGAGCTGTCGCTCACCGCCATCCTGGCCGGAGGTCATGGATTGCTGGTCGGCGCGCCGGGCCTCGCCAAGACCAAACTCGCCACCACGCTCGGCCGCGTGCTCGGCCTCGAGGAGAAACGCATCCAGTTCACCCCCGATCTCATGCCTGCCGACATATTGGGCTCAGAAGTGCTGGATGAGAGCGAGCATGGACGCCGGCAGTTCCGCTTCGTGCCGGGGCCGGTCTTCTGCCAGTTGCTGATGGCGGACGAGATCAACCGCGCCAGCCCGCGCACCCAATCGGCCTTGCTGCAGGCGATGCAGGAGCACCACATCACCATCGCTGGCGCGCGCCACGATCTGCCGCGTCCCTTCCACGTGCTCGCGACACAGAATCCGATCGAGCAGGAAGGTACCTATCCCTTGCCGGAAGCCCAGCTCGACCGCTTCCTGGTTCAGATCGACGTGCCCTATCCCGCCCTCGATGCCGAGCGGCGCATGCTGTTCGCCACCACCGGTGCCGAGGAAGACGAGCCCCAGACCATCCTTACCTCCGGCGAGCTCATAAAGATCCAGCATCTGGTGCGCCTGATGCCGGTCGGCGAGCAGGTCGCCGAGGCGATCTTGGGTGTCGTGCGCGCCGCGCGTCCGGGACCCGACTCCGACGATTTCGTCAACAAGACGATCGGTTGGGGCCCCTCGCCGCGCGCCAGCCAGGCCCTGATGCTCGGCGCCCGCGCCCGCGCTTTGCTTGGCGGCCGGCTGTCGCCATCGATCGACGATGTGCTGGCCCTTGTCGGTCCGGTCTTCCGCCACCGCATGGCCCTCACTTTCACGGCGCGCGCCGATGGCGAAACGATCGATAGCGTGATCGACCGCCTCAAGTCGCGACTGAGCT